agaataTACTATCAGTAATTAAATAAGTATTCAGAGCTTTtcgaaaataaaaatactttgaGTAAAAGTCTGAATTAAACATATTATcttcaaaatgtattatatgACATAATTGGagttattattactgatgctgTAATGTATAAACTACATTTCAGGTTTTATGTGTAAAATCGtaatgcaaagtaactagtagatatactgtagttgtaaaataaatgttgttttaataTTCTACATAATTAATAATGATTAAGTGAAATATTTTCTCTTAAATGTTTAGCAGAAgcataaagtaaaagtacctcatGTTTTTAATTCTTCAGAATACATCTTTGAAAATATATTGTCATTTAATTATCGACttcttttttaatgaattgGTTCGTGTTTAAAATTAGATAGAGGTGCAAAATAATATACAgacaataacacaaaaaaagtacATACCACATAACAAATTTTTGAAGATTTGAATttcgtttttttccccaatggTTGTTTTGTTAGTGGGAGAActatttaaatatttcatatttgtatgtgtttcttTCTGCGCATAAAGGCTATACAAGTTTGGGATTCTAAAGGTGAGGGGAAATTTAcatttattaactttttttcttttttgtaattttctaaattttgttagttttctttttgtcatctttCTTCCTTATTTGTTATTgcttgtttttctccttaaGTTGAGGCGAGGTCCGTTGTATACAGTAAGCCTGTCGTCTTGACctcttctgaaaacatttcttaTGTTTCCAATTTCTAGATAGctaaagaaaatgtactttttaactGTTTCTGCACTGTCCTGCTCTGCACTCCAGTCCAGTAGGTGGCAGTACTGCGCCAATACGTTGTCTTGCCAACCGCTAATAAATTCAAAGAAGAAGACGGAGTGGAATAAATAAAGGTCATCAATTTACACATGAGTTGCAGTTTCTCCTGAGGAGGGCAGTAATGTGGTGGTTTGTACATAAAATAAGAGAAGAACATAATCCTGGCGGTCAGACACTGTTACTGAGCCTATCCGTGTTGTTTACAGCTCAACTGTAGCTAACTTAAAAAGCTACGTCTACAATGGTAACAACGGTTCCAGCTAATCCTGCGATGTGAAAGACAACAAAGGTGATTTCTGTTACTGAGATACATTCATCATAAGGTACTGATTTGACTTAACATTACACCGAGCAGCCCTGCGGCAGGTTAGTTAGTTGAACCTTGACACACTGCACGGTGCACTGACTGCAAGTAAGTGACGCTTTCCATGACTCTTAAATTAAATGCATTATTGTTAAATTAGTGTTTCTGCGAACGAAAGTAAATTAGAGTCACTGACCTCTGCAGACCTGAAGATGACATCTAAGAAAGTGATCGAGTTCTTCTACGACGTGGTATCTCCGTACTCTTGGCTTGGCTTTgaggtttgttttttgttttttgtttttttaaatgtccgcTTCATAGACACAGACttagtaaaaataaaagtcaatcTTTTTACACTGACCCTGTGTGTTTACAGGTAATGTGCCGCTACAGACACGTGTGGAATATAGAGCTCAAACTGCGCCCTGCTTTTCTGGGAGGCGTCATGCAAGGAGCAGGTAAACAAACattggtggaaagtaactaagtacatttactcaaatactgtacttaagttcaATTTTAAGTTACTTGTACTTATTAGTCATATTTTAACTTTAGCTACTTTCAGATAAATAATACAGCATGTTATCAACAAAGAaaatatgatgtattattaaaggttaagataaaataagatgCAACATTAAAGCGATGTacacattaataattataacccaataacataatataaaaaaaatgccaaattatgtttaaaaaatgttttaaaatgtaaaagtttgaaaacattttaatagcaaagataagttggcctatttgtgaaataaaacatttaatttacacattgaagataagcttactataggtatggtagccatacagttaagctttaatgcaacttcattttatacagtacatgtagtagggggtccctacttagtctctctttcagctaaggggtccctggcctaaaaatgttgaagacccctgctttgagtacattttgatgctaatactttaacttaagtaacattGAAAGAATATCCGTGTGGACACTAGTACTGTTatattttattcaatatttatCTTTCATGACAGGAAACAAGCCCCCTGGTCTGGTTCCAAACAAATCCCTGTACATGACCAAAGATCTGAACCGCTTGTCAGAGTATTTTGGTGTTCCCATGCAGGCTCCATCTGACCCCTTTGAGGCCATGTTCCAAAAAGGTAAGCAGGATCTGATGGGATCAGTGCTGTGATGTGTATTGATTAAACCATGGTTGGGTTAAGTTGGTAATTCAGCTTTGCACCAAGACAGTGGTGGTACTATTTCTTTATTGAGCGAAGCTAATAATGCAGCGTGTTTCAAGTCTTACATTTTCTTCGCCTAGGCTCCTTGTCTGCAATGCGATTTGTGGCAGCAGTacaagagagggagaagggtGGAGACGAGCAGGTGGAGCGGGTGTCCCGGGAGCTGTGGAGAAGGATCTGGAGTGAGGACAAAGACATCACTGCACCTGCATCACTTTCTGAGGTACCAGCTTATCCAGCCTGGCGGTGTTTGAGAAGATTAAGTAGTACTGTTTAGTGTTGGCTTGTCACATTGTTTGTGCAGGCAGCGATGAAAGCTGGACTGTCTGACAGCGAGATTAAAGAAGTGCTGAAGCTGTCCACCTcaaaggagatcaaagacaagCTGAAAAGCACAACACAGTGTGCACTTGATCATGGGGTCAGTTTTCCTTCAGGTCTCCTTTTTAGATTCAGGCAAGAGACAAGACATCACTAATGACCAAATTCTCTTTTATTGCGTCTGCCCAGGCATTTGGCTTCCCCCTTGTGGTGTGTCACGTAAATGGAAAGCCAGAGGTGTTTTTTGGATCTGACAGATTTGAGCTCATGGCCCACTGCATTGGTGAGACAAGTGTTTTACTGTACatcattcacaaacacacataatgtAAAAGTGACAATAGAAATATTGAAGTGACACTTGACATAGCCTTAATCTACTGTTGCACTCACTGTAAGTCACCCTTGATAATATACACGGTTTTATATAGAAATAGTGTCTGAGATTCATGCCCAATCTAATTTAGTTCTCTGTTTCAGGGGAGAAGTGGCTGGGACCTCAGCCTGGCAAATCAACTGCCAAGCTGTGAAATACTGtataaagctgccttcaaacACTGTTGGTATGCTCATAGATTCTCATTTC
This sequence is a window from Sander vitreus isolate 19-12246 chromosome 6, sanVit1, whole genome shotgun sequence. Protein-coding genes within it:
- the LOC144519530 gene encoding glutathione S-transferase kappa 1-like, giving the protein MTSKKVIEFFYDVVSPYSWLGFEVMCRYRHVWNIELKLRPAFLGGVMQGAGNKPPGLVPNKSLYMTKDLNRLSEYFGVPMQAPSDPFEAMFQKGSLSAMRFVAAVQEREKGGDEQVERVSRELWRRIWSEDKDITAPASLSEAAMKAGLSDSEIKEVLKLSTSKEIKDKLKSTTQCALDHGAFGFPLVVCHVNGKPEVFFGSDRFELMAHCIGEKWLGPQPGKSTAKL